The DNA segment CCTGGCCGGTGCTTATATCGCGGTACTGAGCACCAAGATGTGGATTGCCGACATGACCGGCGGACGTGGCTGGATTGCCGTGTCACTGGTGATCTTTGCGCGCTGGTCGCCTTGGCGTGCCCTGGCCGGCGCGTTGCTGTTCGGTGCCATCGAAGCCCTGATTCCACAACTGGCCGCTGCCGGCGTGCAGTTGCCGCAGTACTTTCTGCTGATGACCCCTTATGCAGTCACCCTGCTGGTGATGATCTGGGTCGCTATCAGCAGCGCTGAACAGGCCAGCCAGCCTGGCGCCCTGGGCGAGCCCTATATACGCGAACAACGACGCTGAGGCGTCATGCCTTGGTACTTATTAACGTTTAAAAATTTCACTGCAGCCCATAACAAAAAACTTGCATACACGGTCACGACCGTCGGCGCACTGCGCGCCGCGGTGCGTGCCGCGATGATTGCATTGGAACTGCCGCGCGACACACAACAACTTAGAACCCTGATCCCGAAGTTCCGGAGCACACTTAATGAACTACAGCGCTACTTCCCTGATGTTGGCAGGCGGTCTCCTTGTGGCCGGTCAAAGCATGGCCGGTGATCTTTTACAGTGGCAGGACAATAGCCTGACTTATCTGAACGGTATTGATTTCAAAGTCGACCCGACCAAGCAGCAGACCCTGACCTTTGAGCATGCCAGCGGCTGGAATTTCGGCGACCTGTTCCTGTTTGTCGACGTCACCAAGTACAACGGCAAAGCCACTAACGCGGCCAGTGACGGTCACACCTTTTACGGTGAAATCAGCCCGCGCCTGTCGCTGGGCAAGATCACCGGAACCCACCTGTCGTTCGGGCCGATCAAGGATGTGCTGCTGGCGGCCACCTATGAGTTTGGCGAAGATGGCGCTAAAAACTATTTGCTCGGCCCTGCGGTGGACCTGAACATTCCCGGCTTCGATTACTTCCAGTTAAACACCTACTACCGCGAACGCGACGGCAAGCGTGACGGCAGCGGCGTCTGGCAGATCACGCCGGTGTGGAGCTATACCGTCCCGGTGGGTAACTCCGAGCTGGTCCTCGACGGTTTCATGGACTGGGTGGTCGACAACGACAAGAGCTACCACGCCAACCTGCACTTCAACCCGCAGATCAAATACGACCTGGCCAAGGGACTCGGGTTCGGCAAGAAGTTCTATGTGGGTGTCGAATACGACTCCTGGAGCGACAAGTACGGAATCAAAGACAGCCAGGTGTTCGCGACTGACCAGAGCGCGATCAGCTTGCTGCTAAAGGCGCACTTCTAACGAGTCGTTGACATCCTCCCCGTCTTAAAGGGCGGGGATTCCCACAACTGGACGCTCATGCCCGAGCGCGAGAATGTTCTTTGCGGCGTTGACGTCGCGGTCGTGGGTGGCACCACACCCACAACAAGTCCATTCCCTTATTCCAAGCCCTGCGATACCTCTCGGCCTC comes from the Pseudomonas sp. StFLB209 genome and includes:
- a CDS encoding outer membrane protein OmpK, whose protein sequence is MNYSATSLMLAGGLLVAGQSMAGDLLQWQDNSLTYLNGIDFKVDPTKQQTLTFEHASGWNFGDLFLFVDVTKYNGKATNAASDGHTFYGEISPRLSLGKITGTHLSFGPIKDVLLAATYEFGEDGAKNYLLGPAVDLNIPGFDYFQLNTYYRERDGKRDGSGVWQITPVWSYTVPVGNSELVLDGFMDWVVDNDKSYHANLHFNPQIKYDLAKGLGFGKKFYVGVEYDSWSDKYGIKDSQVFATDQSAISLLLKAHF